The DNA segment ATGCCCTGCTCGCCGAGATGGCATTCGCGCCTGTTGTTGAAAAGGATGCAGCATCGAGTAAGCTGTTGCACCATGCCCAAGAACCAAGCCATGTTTTTCTACATCAATATGCTGATTTTGCAGGAGTCTGCGTGCTACTCATCAGCAATGATATCGCGCTGCTGCAACGACTAATCGGCTTTAAGGCCGCGCCACCAGCACCGTGGGAAAGCTTTCCTCATGTCGATCCTGATACACTCGGTAGTTTGCAGGGCAATATTGAGTTTTGGTGCGATACGTTTTGGCGGCCTTACTGGTTATCACTCAGTGAGGCCGAGCGCAGTCAGTACCCCGCGAATTGGCATGAATTCAGTGAGTTCCACTAGCAGCGTTATACGGAGGTCAAAATGAAGCTCAAATTTATCACGCTCGCCATGCTGCTTTTTATTCTTGCAGGATGCCTAGTGCCAGAACAGCCCATCATCCCAGTCAAAGGCGCCAGCAATAAGGATTGGAATAGCCAAACCTTTTGGTATGAACCCTGGGGCAGCTCAGGCACCCACAAAGGAATTGATATATTTGCCTCGGCCAATACGCCCGTAATCGCACCAACGCCGTTGTTACTTCTGTATAAAGGGGAGTTTTTTAAGGGTGGCAAGGTGGTGGTAGGACTTGGCCCAAAATGGCAAATCCACTATTTTGCCCACCTCGATAGCCTTAACGCATCGACAGGGTTATTTGCGGGACGCGGGGATGTGCTAGGTACTGTCGGCACAACGGGGAACGCCCAAGGCAAACCGCCCCATTTGCACTATTCCATTTTAAGCATGCTACCCAGACCTTGGTTAATCGACACTTCAACCCAAGGATATAAAAAGGCGTTTTACTTAAATCCAATCGACTATTTAGACCCTAAGTAAAAGGTTGGTCGGTTAAGCATTCCCGTTGGCAATGAGCTCAGCGGGTTGTTCAACGGGTTGAGTCACCTCGGTTTCCGCCGCGATGGTCTGCGCCGCCCGCTCGGCTTTAGAAACGTATTTAGGCTTATTGCTGCTATGCAACTTGGCATTGGCTTTTTTCGCCTTCTGTTTAAGCGTTTGGTTAATCTTCTTTTTACGGTTCATATCGGCACCAAGGCGAGAAAAAGGTCGCCATTATATTCTTCCTTCGACTCGGCAACAAATCGGCGGTTCAGCCTACGTGCAAACCCTTAATCTAAATGCACCTATATTGATAACCGAGTCACAAGTTCAAGAAAGTGCCACTTTTTCCACGCATTTTATTTACAACTCGACTAGACAAGCCCAATTCACTTCCTTAAAATCAGCGGCAATAAAAATCGTTATCATTTGCAATGTTGTTTAACGGAATAGTCTGATGCCAAGGATATCGGTGTAGCAAATTCACTCGCCCTTAGCAGGAAGTTATATGACGTTCAAAACCTCGTTTGTTGCCCTCGCCGTATTTGCCGCCCTCACCCAATCCGCAGTGGCTCAAGAAGCCCCAGATACGGGAACGAATAAGAATAAAGACATCGAAAAAATCACTGTCACCGCGAGCCGCATGGATAAATCGCCAAGCTCCATTCCCAATACAGTGACCATTATCGACCGCGTGCAACTCGAAGAGCAGTTCCGCACCACTAAAGATTTATCGACCATTATCGGCAACTTAGCACCTAGCTTTTCACCCAGCCGCCAGAAGATGAGCAACACGGGCGAAACCCTGCGTGGCCGTCCGCCATTAATAATGATCGATGGAGTCCCCCAATCCAACCCACTGCGTAGTGGTGGTCGTTCGGGACAAACTATCGACCCTGCGATGATCGAGCGTATTGAAATTATCCACGGCGCCAATGCGATGCACGGCTTAGGCGCACAGGGCGGTATCATCAACTACATCACCAAAAAACCAACGGGTGATAACCAACACGTCGTCAGTTTCGATGTTACTGTGCCCGACTCGCTCAAATCGAATGGTGTGAGTTTTGGTGCCAGCTATGCGTTTTCGGGCGAATCCGAGCTGATCGATATGTTGGGCTCGGTGAGCTATCGCAATAACGGCGTGTACTACGATGCAAACCACGATGTGATTGGCGTGGACACGACTCAAGGCGAGTCCATGGACAGCCAGAGCAAAGACTTCTTTATCAAACTCGGCCATAACTTTGCCGAGTCGCGCTTAGAGCTGATGGTTAACCATTACAACATGGAGAACAATGGCGATTGGATGCCAGTGAAAGGCGATATCACCACTGGCAAACCAACGGGCGCAATCGAAGAAAAACAACCTTGGGAAGCGGCCAACAACCAAGTCACGACGACTAGCCTCACTTACACTCACGAGAATATTGCTGGTCAACAGCTGAGTATTCAGTTGTTTAATCAAGATTTTGAGGCCGTGTATGGCGGTGGCTGTAACAAGACGTTCTACGATCCTGCATTTGCCAATAACGACAACCTAGTACAATGCGAAGGCCCTAAAGGCGAGAGTTGGTACTATGAGCAATCGCGTAACTCTTCGGTCAAATGGGGATTAAAGACCTCGTTAATTGCCAAAAATATTGCCGATACGGGTATCGACGCCGCCTATGGTATCGACCTGTTCCGCGATACCACAGAGCAAGATTTAGTACAGACGGGCCTGTCGTGGGTGCCTGAAAGCACCTATGACAACTTCGCGCCCTATTTGCAGTTAGATTATGATTTAATTACCGATCTAACCCTATCGACCGGCGTACGCTACGAGCACGCTAAGCTCAATGTCGATGACTACAAGACGCTCTACGGCGCGGGAAATAAACAAATTGAAGGGGGCGAAGCGAGTTTCGACGAGACCCTATTCAACATAGGTGTATCCTACAAGATCACTCCAGATATCCGCGTTTACACTAGCTATAACCAAGGCTTTGGTATGCCGGATATCGGCCGCATTCTGCGCGACGGTAACAGCTTCCCTGGAGCGAACCCAAGTATCAGCGACTCTCTATCCCTTGCACCAATTGTGACGGATAACGTGGAGTTTGGCGCCGATTACCAAGGTGAATTCTTGAGCGCTAAGATTGCCTACTACCGTTCGGCCACCGATTACGGCGCCCGTTTAGCCTTAAACAGTGACGGTTTCTACGACGTTAAACGTGAGAAGAGCGTGATTGACGGTATCGAAGCCAATATCACCGCCTACCTGACCAGCA comes from the Shewanella seohaensis genome and includes:
- a CDS encoding M23 family metallopeptidase, with the translated sequence MKLKFITLAMLLFILAGCLVPEQPIIPVKGASNKDWNSQTFWYEPWGSSGTHKGIDIFASANTPVIAPTPLLLLYKGEFFKGGKVVVGLGPKWQIHYFAHLDSLNASTGLFAGRGDVLGTVGTTGNAQGKPPHLHYSILSMLPRPWLIDTSTQGYKKAFYLNPIDYLDPK
- a CDS encoding TonB-dependent receptor produces the protein MTFKTSFVALAVFAALTQSAVAQEAPDTGTNKNKDIEKITVTASRMDKSPSSIPNTVTIIDRVQLEEQFRTTKDLSTIIGNLAPSFSPSRQKMSNTGETLRGRPPLIMIDGVPQSNPLRSGGRSGQTIDPAMIERIEIIHGANAMHGLGAQGGIINYITKKPTGDNQHVVSFDVTVPDSLKSNGVSFGASYAFSGESELIDMLGSVSYRNNGVYYDANHDVIGVDTTQGESMDSQSKDFFIKLGHNFAESRLELMVNHYNMENNGDWMPVKGDITTGKPTGAIEEKQPWEAANNQVTTTSLTYTHENIAGQQLSIQLFNQDFEAVYGGGCNKTFYDPAFANNDNLVQCEGPKGESWYYEQSRNSSVKWGLKTSLIAKNIADTGIDAAYGIDLFRDTTEQDLVQTGLSWVPESTYDNFAPYLQLDYDLITDLTLSTGVRYEHAKLNVDDYKTLYGAGNKQIEGGEASFDETLFNIGVSYKITPDIRVYTSYNQGFGMPDIGRILRDGNSFPGANPSISDSLSLAPIVTDNVEFGADYQGEFLSAKIAYYRSATDYGARLALNSDGFYDVKREKSVIDGIEANITAYLTSNDDLGMNLAIQRGEYDSNDDNKTDTDLDGANISPNRINLFWTHNFDNEMSTRVQANYFMDRDFEDATGEKYAEFNGYTTVDASFSMPLYTGTLTLGVQNLFNKDYFNYYSQTMGTNDRYFKGMGRTATLGYTVAF
- a CDS encoding DUF2986 domain-containing protein, giving the protein MNRKKKINQTLKQKAKKANAKLHSSNKPKYVSKAERAAQTIAAETEVTQPVEQPAELIANGNA